In Edaphobacter paludis, a single window of DNA contains:
- the pncB gene encoding nicotinate phosphoribosyltransferase, which yields MNVNFAERAHNHNWKLDPIVRSLLDTDFYKLLMLQFIWKNFPQVHVTSEVVNRTVSVKLAERVGAAALIEQMEHVRGLRFRKSEMVWLAGNSFYGTRSIFEPKFLEWLERDFRLSGYEVMEQDGQLVLRFSGLWTEVTMWEIYALAIVSELKTRSALAELSELELDILYARAKTRLWDKIELLRGVDDLELSDFGTRRRHSFLWQEYVVEALRAGLGDRLKGTSNTALAYKHDLEAMGTNAHELPMALAAMATSDEELRASQYKVLELWQQSYGGALLVMLPDTFGTTQFLEGAPDWVADWTGQRVDSKDPMAAGDEYIAWLMRRGRDARGKRLIASDGLDAEDIVRLVAYFRGRIRFSAGWGTLLTNDFRGCHPRGEDTLEPISLVCKLMTVEGRPAVKLSDNARKSTGPAEEIARYRRVFGSVAVEGALVVV from the coding sequence ATGAATGTTAATTTTGCGGAGCGGGCGCATAACCATAACTGGAAGCTGGATCCAATTGTGCGGTCGCTGCTGGACACGGACTTTTATAAGCTGCTGATGCTGCAGTTCATCTGGAAGAACTTTCCGCAGGTGCATGTGACCAGCGAGGTGGTGAATCGGACGGTTTCGGTGAAGCTGGCGGAGCGCGTGGGCGCGGCGGCGCTGATCGAGCAGATGGAGCATGTACGCGGGCTGCGGTTTCGCAAGAGCGAGATGGTTTGGCTGGCGGGCAATAGCTTTTATGGAACACGGAGCATCTTTGAGCCGAAGTTTCTGGAGTGGCTGGAGCGGGACTTCAGGCTGAGCGGCTATGAGGTGATGGAGCAGGACGGACAACTGGTGCTGCGGTTCAGCGGGCTGTGGACCGAGGTGACGATGTGGGAGATCTATGCGCTGGCGATTGTGAGCGAGCTGAAGACGCGGTCGGCGCTGGCGGAGTTGAGCGAGCTGGAGCTGGACATTTTGTATGCGCGGGCGAAGACGCGGCTGTGGGACAAGATTGAGCTGCTGCGCGGGGTGGACGATCTGGAGCTGTCGGACTTTGGGACTCGGCGGCGGCATAGCTTTTTGTGGCAGGAATATGTAGTCGAGGCGCTGCGGGCGGGGTTGGGCGACCGGCTGAAGGGAACGTCGAATACGGCGCTGGCTTATAAGCACGATCTGGAAGCGATGGGCACGAATGCGCATGAGCTTCCGATGGCGCTGGCGGCGATGGCGACGAGCGATGAGGAGTTGCGGGCTTCGCAGTATAAGGTGCTGGAGCTTTGGCAGCAGAGTTATGGTGGCGCGCTGCTGGTGATGCTGCCGGATACGTTTGGGACGACGCAGTTTCTGGAGGGCGCACCGGATTGGGTGGCGGATTGGACCGGGCAGAGGGTGGATAGCAAAGACCCTATGGCTGCGGGAGATGAGTATATTGCGTGGCTGATGCGGCGGGGGCGCGATGCGAGAGGGAAGCGGCTGATCGCTTCGGATGGTTTGGACGCGGAGGACATTGTTAGGCTGGTTGCTTATTTTCGCGGGCGGATACGGTTCAGCGCGGGTTGGGGGACACTGCTTACGAACGACTTTCGGGGGTGCCATCCGCGAGGGGAGGACACCCTCGAACCGATCAGCCTGGTGTGCAAGCTGATGACGGTGGAGGGCAGGCCCGCAGTGAAGCTGAGTGATAATGCGCGGAAGTCGACCGGGCCGGCGGAGGAGATTGCACGGTATCGGCGGGTGTTTGGGAGTGTGGCGGTGGAGGGAGCGCTGGTGGTTGTCTGA
- the hydA gene encoding dihydropyrimidinase has protein sequence MPHRKELLMGLLIQNGTVVTADKTFAADVLVEGEVIKEVRAGISSNGHTVVDAAGMLVLPGGIDAHTHLDMPFGGTMSSDDFETGTRAAAIGGTTTIVDFAIQAKGTKMRDALDLWWKKAEGKACIDYGLHMIVTDLGSDAGKAGLDDMDDLVREGVASFKLFMAYPNVLMADDATIFKALRQTAKNGALVCMHAENGSVIDVLVQQALAEGKTAPIYHALTRPTLAEAEAVQRAIAMAEIAGAPVYIVHLSSEDALNQVREARDRGVPAFAETCPQYLLLSIEDNMNTGSFEDAKYVFTPPLREKKNQARLWDGLKHDHLQVVSTDHCPFCFADQKVLGIDDFTKIPNGGPGIENRMQLIHHHGVNSGRLSLNRFVEITATAPARIFGMYPKKGTIAPGSDADIVIWDPESEHTISAATHNMRCDYSMFEGYQVRGNARQVYSAGELIVEHGRFLGKPGRGRYLKREPRGGAWR, from the coding sequence ATGCCTCACAGGAAAGAGTTGCTGATGGGTTTGCTCATTCAGAATGGAACCGTAGTCACCGCGGACAAGACCTTCGCCGCCGATGTTCTGGTAGAAGGCGAAGTCATCAAAGAAGTCCGCGCCGGAATTTCTTCTAACGGACATACGGTTGTCGATGCGGCGGGAATGCTTGTTCTGCCGGGCGGCATCGACGCGCATACCCATCTCGACATGCCCTTCGGCGGCACCATGTCGAGCGACGACTTTGAGACCGGAACCCGCGCCGCAGCTATCGGCGGCACAACTACCATCGTCGACTTCGCCATCCAGGCCAAAGGAACGAAGATGCGCGACGCGCTCGATCTCTGGTGGAAGAAGGCTGAGGGCAAAGCCTGTATCGACTACGGTCTGCACATGATCGTCACCGATCTCGGCAGTGACGCTGGCAAGGCTGGCCTCGACGACATGGACGACCTCGTGCGCGAAGGCGTAGCCAGCTTCAAACTCTTCATGGCCTATCCCAACGTCCTCATGGCCGACGATGCCACCATCTTCAAGGCGCTGCGGCAGACCGCCAAAAACGGCGCGCTCGTCTGCATGCACGCCGAGAACGGCAGCGTCATCGATGTGCTCGTCCAGCAGGCCCTCGCCGAAGGTAAGACGGCACCGATCTATCATGCTCTCACGCGGCCCACGCTCGCCGAAGCCGAAGCAGTGCAGCGCGCAATCGCGATGGCTGAGATCGCCGGCGCGCCCGTCTACATCGTGCATCTCTCCTCCGAAGACGCCTTGAACCAGGTCCGCGAAGCACGCGACCGCGGAGTTCCCGCCTTCGCCGAGACCTGCCCCCAGTATCTTCTGCTCTCGATTGAAGACAATATGAACACCGGCTCCTTCGAGGATGCCAAGTATGTCTTCACTCCTCCTCTGCGCGAAAAAAAGAACCAGGCCCGCCTGTGGGATGGCTTGAAGCACGATCATCTACAAGTGGTCTCGACCGACCACTGTCCTTTCTGTTTCGCCGATCAGAAGGTACTGGGCATCGACGATTTTACGAAGATCCCCAACGGAGGTCCGGGCATCGAGAACCGAATGCAGTTGATCCATCATCATGGCGTCAACTCCGGCCGTCTCTCGCTGAACAGGTTCGTCGAGATCACCGCCACCGCCCCGGCGCGCATCTTTGGCATGTATCCCAAAAAGGGGACGATCGCCCCCGGCAGCGACGCCGACATCGTAATCTGGGACCCCGAGTCTGAGCACACCATCAGCGCCGCCACCCACAACATGCGCTGCGACTACTCCATGTTCGAGGGCTATCAAGTCAGGGGAAATGCGCGGCAGGTCTACTCCGCCGGTGAATTGATCGTCGAGCACGGAAGGTTCCTCGGCAAGCCAGGCCGCGGCCGATATCTGAAGCGCGAGCCACGCGGCGGAGCATGGCGCTGA
- the preA gene encoding NAD-dependent dihydropyrimidine dehydrogenase subunit PreA has product MSNYIVKPDLAVTFAGIKSPNPFWLASAPPTNTGEQIMRAFDAGWGGAVWKTMGAQVTNTSSRYSSINWNGQRMMGFSNIELISDRPLDINLRELAEVKKRYPKQALIASLMVESTREAWHTVVQQAEDAGADGLELNFGCPHGMSERGMGSAVGQVPEYTEMITAWVKEKATTPVIVKLTPNISDIRVIAQAAKRGGADALAAINTINSITGIDLDTFIPQPNVDGRSTHGGYSGPAVKPIALNMVQQVMSDPESMLPISGIGGVATWKDAAEYILLGSGTVQVCTAVMHYGYRIVEDMIDGLQNWMCEKGFQSIEDFRGLSLPKVTEWKDLNLNYKVVAHIDEAKCIGCGLCYTACWDGAHQCIHVDRVSGPIDGPVELHLKPSEIEAASRNTITVTPIPKLDAASVTTPSYATPLARIPRVDETECVGCNLCSLVCPVDDCITMVEVKTHLPSETWEERTAECLTGKSC; this is encoded by the coding sequence ATGTCTAACTACATAGTGAAACCCGATCTTGCGGTTACTTTTGCGGGCATCAAATCGCCAAACCCATTCTGGCTTGCATCTGCCCCACCGACCAATACCGGCGAGCAGATTATGCGGGCCTTCGATGCCGGTTGGGGAGGAGCCGTGTGGAAGACGATGGGAGCGCAGGTAACGAATACCTCTTCGCGCTATTCATCGATCAACTGGAATGGCCAGCGCATGATGGGCTTCAGCAACATCGAGCTGATCAGTGACCGTCCGCTTGATATAAATCTGCGTGAGCTGGCAGAGGTGAAGAAGCGTTACCCGAAGCAGGCGCTCATCGCATCGTTGATGGTTGAGTCCACCCGCGAAGCATGGCACACAGTCGTGCAACAGGCCGAAGACGCAGGCGCCGATGGTCTGGAGTTGAACTTTGGCTGTCCCCACGGCATGAGCGAACGCGGCATGGGCTCCGCTGTCGGCCAGGTGCCGGAGTATACGGAGATGATTACGGCATGGGTGAAGGAGAAGGCTACGACTCCGGTCATCGTCAAGTTGACGCCGAATATCTCCGACATTCGTGTAATCGCGCAGGCAGCGAAACGCGGTGGTGCCGACGCGCTCGCCGCCATCAACACCATCAACTCCATCACCGGTATCGATCTGGATACATTCATTCCGCAGCCAAATGTCGACGGCAGGTCAACACATGGCGGCTACAGCGGACCGGCGGTGAAGCCAATTGCGCTCAACATGGTGCAGCAGGTGATGAGCGATCCGGAGTCGATGCTGCCTATCTCCGGCATCGGTGGCGTCGCCACATGGAAGGATGCTGCTGAATATATCCTGCTTGGTTCCGGCACTGTTCAGGTGTGCACGGCGGTGATGCACTATGGATACCGCATCGTCGAGGACATGATCGACGGTCTTCAAAACTGGATGTGCGAGAAGGGTTTTCAATCCATCGAAGACTTTCGTGGGCTCAGTCTTCCAAAGGTGACGGAGTGGAAGGACCTGAACCTGAACTACAAAGTCGTCGCGCACATTGATGAAGCGAAGTGCATCGGCTGCGGGCTCTGCTACACCGCATGTTGGGACGGAGCGCATCAGTGCATCCACGTCGACCGCGTAAGCGGCCCAATAGACGGCCCCGTTGAGTTACACCTGAAGCCATCTGAAATAGAAGCTGCAAGCAGAAACACAATTACTGTTACTCCGATTCCGAAGCTGGACGCTGCGAGTGTTACAACTCCCAGCTATGCAACTCCGCTCGCACGAATTCCTCGAGTGGACGAGACCGAATGCGTGGGCTGCAATCTGTGTTCGCTGGTCTGTCCTGTCGATGACTGCATCACCATGGTGGAAGTGAAGACACATCTGCCATCGGAGACTTGGGAAGAACGTACTGCCGAATGCCTCACAGGAAAGAGTTGCTGA
- a CDS encoding FAD-dependent oxidoreductase, which yields MQELLQQKPEIAAIFADLHPPFQAQAAVIEADRCLNCFDAPCTGACPTHIDVPRFIKKIASGNLHGAALGILDANILGASCARACPVEVLCEGACVMHGLNQQPIEIGRLQRFAMDDFHAQGGRLPRKSYENRPEKIACIGAGPASLAAAAELKQRGFQVTIFDKHPLPGGLNTYGIAEYKLPLLDSLREIELIKELGVDFRFGVEIGTKTSLAKLEAEFDIIFIGVGLGAMHKLAVTGDQQPRVTEALQLIEDYKTGKTTHIEGKVVVVGAGNTAIDAANAAKRLGAKEVSILYRRTRKHISAFDFEYRQALQEGIRFLWLTQLMAIRASSEGITSVECARMEIGSGGLLRPIEDSTFHLECSMVVSAIGQSPMLELLAQCRDVQLQQGRVVVDRATGQTTNPKYFAGGDCVNGGREVVDAVADGKRAGAAIARLLEVAYV from the coding sequence ATGCAGGAGTTACTCCAGCAGAAGCCCGAGATTGCAGCGATATTCGCAGACCTGCATCCACCATTCCAGGCACAAGCCGCCGTGATTGAAGCGGACCGCTGCCTGAATTGTTTCGATGCGCCCTGTACTGGCGCGTGTCCCACGCATATCGATGTGCCAAGGTTCATTAAGAAGATCGCCAGCGGCAACCTGCACGGCGCCGCTCTCGGCATCCTCGATGCAAACATTCTAGGAGCCAGTTGCGCTCGAGCGTGTCCCGTCGAGGTACTATGCGAGGGAGCCTGCGTCATGCATGGCCTCAACCAGCAGCCGATTGAGATTGGACGGCTCCAGCGCTTTGCCATGGACGACTTTCATGCGCAAGGTGGAAGGCTGCCGCGTAAGTCATATGAGAATCGTCCCGAAAAGATTGCCTGCATCGGCGCTGGCCCCGCATCCTTGGCTGCGGCGGCGGAATTGAAGCAGCGAGGCTTTCAGGTAACTATCTTCGACAAGCATCCTCTGCCGGGCGGCCTGAATACCTATGGAATAGCCGAGTACAAGCTGCCGTTGCTCGATAGCCTTCGTGAGATCGAATTGATTAAGGAACTGGGAGTCGACTTTCGATTTGGCGTCGAAATTGGCACTAAGACTTCCCTTGCAAAACTCGAAGCTGAGTTCGACATCATCTTCATCGGTGTAGGGCTTGGCGCAATGCATAAGCTCGCCGTTACTGGCGATCAGCAGCCGAGAGTTACTGAAGCTCTGCAATTGATAGAAGACTACAAGACGGGAAAGACCACGCACATAGAGGGGAAGGTCGTAGTGGTAGGAGCGGGCAACACCGCCATCGACGCTGCCAACGCTGCGAAGCGGCTGGGAGCGAAAGAGGTTTCGATCTTGTACCGGCGCACCAGAAAGCACATCTCGGCCTTTGATTTTGAATATCGACAGGCGTTGCAGGAAGGCATCCGTTTTCTCTGGTTGACGCAACTGATGGCCATCCGTGCGTCCTCTGAAGGGATTACCTCCGTCGAATGTGCACGCATGGAGATCGGCTCCGGCGGCTTACTCCGACCAATTGAAGATTCGACCTTCCATTTAGAGTGCAGCATGGTGGTCTCCGCGATTGGACAATCGCCCATGCTAGAGCTATTAGCCCAATGCCGAGATGTGCAGTTGCAGCAAGGGCGGGTAGTAGTAGACCGCGCCACCGGACAAACTACAAATCCGAAGTACTTTGCCGGCGGCGATTGCGTCAACGGCGGTCGTGAAGTAGTAGACGCAGTTGCGGACGGTAAGCGTGCCGGAGCGGCCATCGCTCGTCTGCTGGAGGTCGCGTATGTCTAA
- a CDS encoding nitrilase-related carbon-nitrogen hydrolase, with amino-acid sequence MAEIKQAMIDKHLPLIRQAAADGSQIVCLQELFYGPYFCAEQSPRWYDLAEAVPNGPTMKLMQDLAKELHVAIVVPIYEMEGTGVYYNTAAVIDGDGNYLGKYRKSHLPHLAPGFWEKFYFRPGNLGFPVFDLGFCKIGVYLCYDRHFPEGARALGLNGADIVFNPSATVAGLSEYLWKLEQPAHAAANGYFVGAINRVGTEAPWNIGEFFGQSYFCDPRGQIFAEASRDKDEVLTANLDLDQVAEVRKTWQFYRDRRPEMYGDLVKP; translated from the coding sequence TTGGCCGAGATTAAACAGGCCATGATCGACAAGCATCTTCCCCTCATCCGCCAGGCTGCTGCCGACGGCTCCCAGATAGTTTGCCTTCAGGAGCTTTTCTACGGGCCATACTTCTGCGCGGAGCAGTCTCCCCGCTGGTATGACCTCGCCGAGGCCGTGCCCAACGGCCCAACCATGAAGCTCATGCAGGACCTTGCGAAGGAGCTACACGTCGCCATCGTCGTCCCCATCTATGAGATGGAAGGCACCGGCGTGTACTACAACACGGCTGCGGTCATTGATGGCGACGGCAACTATCTCGGAAAATATCGCAAGTCACATCTTCCGCATCTTGCTCCCGGCTTCTGGGAGAAGTTTTATTTCCGGCCCGGCAATCTTGGCTTTCCAGTCTTCGACCTCGGCTTCTGCAAGATCGGCGTCTATCTCTGCTACGACCGCCACTTCCCCGAAGGCGCCCGTGCGCTTGGCCTGAACGGCGCAGATATAGTCTTCAATCCTTCCGCCACCGTCGCTGGTTTGAGCGAGTATCTATGGAAGCTTGAACAACCGGCACACGCCGCAGCGAATGGATACTTTGTCGGCGCGATCAATCGAGTTGGCACCGAAGCGCCCTGGAACATCGGCGAGTTCTTTGGCCAGAGTTACTTCTGCGATCCGCGCGGACAGATATTTGCTGAGGCCTCGCGCGATAAGGACGAAGTGCTGACCGCCAATCTCGATCTGGACCAGGTAGCTGAAGTTCGTAAGACGTGGCAGTTCTACCGCGACCGCAGGCCAGAGATGTACGGCGATCTGGTGAAGCCGTAG
- a CDS encoding porin — protein sequence MAQLKRKTALTRTTLAVLICCTGALFTVRHTQAQDASPPSAAAPKDTPAPSTQPPAATPAPAPAAAPVWSVGSIDFSGLVDGYYSGNFNNPASQVNQLQNFDFKANQFSLEMLKVSMSHSPDPIGFQVDLGFGKAFDWIHATEPSGSTGYLRNVEQAYIAIKPAKAKGFEADFGQFVTSAGAEVIETMTNWNYSHSLLFSYAVPYYHMGLRTSMPLTKSFTGGFQLVNGWNDTEDNNTGKTLGFTGVYTKPKFTLYGNYYVGPENVGTNTGWRNLIDANLVLTPTPKLSAYINYDYGQNRNAVATGTGFTTGSLARWQGIAAAAHYQVTAKSSFTPRFEYFLDPQGFNTGTAQTLNEFTITYEYKMVEGMLARVEFRNDHSDTNFFDKDKNPASTQNQPGITVGMIAFFGPKR from the coding sequence ATGGCTCAATTGAAGAGGAAGACTGCACTCACCAGGACTACGCTTGCGGTATTGATCTGTTGCACCGGCGCACTTTTCACTGTGCGCCACACCCAGGCGCAGGATGCGTCTCCACCGTCGGCCGCGGCGCCGAAGGACACCCCTGCTCCTTCTACCCAGCCACCGGCAGCAACTCCAGCCCCAGCTCCAGCGGCAGCGCCAGTGTGGAGCGTTGGATCGATTGATTTCAGCGGTCTCGTGGACGGCTATTATTCCGGCAACTTCAATAACCCGGCCTCGCAGGTAAACCAGCTGCAAAACTTCGACTTCAAGGCAAATCAATTCAGCCTTGAGATGTTGAAGGTGTCCATGTCGCACTCTCCTGACCCCATCGGTTTCCAGGTTGATCTGGGATTCGGCAAGGCCTTTGACTGGATCCATGCCACCGAACCCAGCGGTTCGACAGGCTATCTGCGTAACGTTGAGCAGGCGTATATAGCGATAAAACCAGCAAAAGCGAAGGGGTTCGAGGCGGACTTCGGACAGTTTGTGACCTCCGCAGGAGCCGAAGTCATTGAAACAATGACGAACTGGAACTACTCTCACTCACTCCTGTTTTCCTATGCCGTCCCTTACTATCACATGGGTTTGCGCACGTCGATGCCACTGACGAAGTCATTTACCGGCGGCTTTCAGCTAGTGAATGGATGGAACGACACCGAGGACAACAACACAGGAAAGACGCTGGGCTTCACTGGCGTCTACACAAAGCCGAAGTTCACTCTCTATGGAAATTATTATGTAGGGCCGGAAAACGTTGGCACCAACACCGGCTGGCGGAACTTGATTGACGCAAACCTGGTGCTGACCCCAACGCCAAAGTTGAGCGCCTACATCAACTACGACTATGGCCAGAATCGGAACGCTGTAGCGACGGGAACAGGATTCACGACCGGATCCTTGGCGCGCTGGCAAGGCATTGCCGCCGCCGCGCACTATCAGGTGACAGCCAAATCTTCGTTCACCCCGCGCTTTGAGTACTTCCTCGATCCACAAGGATTCAATACCGGTACGGCGCAGACGTTGAACGAATTCACCATAACGTATGAGTACAAGATGGTAGAAGGAATGCTGGCGAGAGTGGAGTTCAGAAACGATCACTCGGACACGAACTTCTTCGACAAAGACAAGAACCCGGCAAGTACGCAAAATCAACCGGGAATCACGGTTGGCATGATTGCTTTCTTCGGACCCAAGCGATGA
- a CDS encoding ammonium transporter, producing MSQTVNQAVRLSLPQKISRLGERLHDAQWRRYGMVLLAGKALGVAAVLLVATFITELCFTNVLAADAPIKAADIVNPVNTAWTLIAAFLVFGMQVGFTMLEAGFCRSRETVNVLMECVVDTCLCGLLFYAIGFSFMFSHGNGFIGYHWFFLKDIPATYEGTGVAFLAFWIFQFAFADTCSTITSGAMIGRTGFVGDLLYSLAVSGFIYPIIGHWAWGPDGFLATMGSTGFFLPTLGQSFHDFAGSTVVHTIGGMIALAGSIVLGPRLGRKFKRDGGGPMLPHDLTIAASGGLLLWFGWYGFNPGSTLSAMDFEGIGRISANTTLAACAAGLTAMMVAYIMSKKWDISFTVNGFLAGLVAITCPCYWVSPTGAIILGGIAGVIVVFGVELLEWLRIDDPIGAVPVHGICGIWGTLSLGLFAVGKYGATGPLAPDNSAPLRGLFYGGGLTLFKAQFIGSAIITVSTFAVAMLVMWLVNLTGTLRVSREGELYGLDLHEHGISAYPEYVITSLGTPSGITHSDGR from the coding sequence ATGTCACAAACAGTGAACCAGGCAGTAAGACTATCTCTCCCGCAGAAGATCAGCCGTCTGGGCGAACGCCTGCACGATGCTCAATGGCGCCGTTATGGCATGGTGTTGCTTGCAGGCAAGGCGCTGGGTGTTGCAGCGGTCCTGCTGGTCGCCACCTTTATCACCGAACTCTGCTTTACCAATGTGCTGGCGGCGGATGCCCCCATCAAGGCCGCCGACATCGTCAATCCAGTCAATACTGCGTGGACGCTGATCGCTGCATTCCTGGTCTTTGGAATGCAGGTTGGCTTCACCATGCTCGAAGCTGGCTTCTGCCGGTCGCGAGAGACCGTCAACGTGTTGATGGAATGCGTCGTCGATACCTGTCTCTGCGGCCTGCTCTTCTACGCCATCGGCTTTTCATTCATGTTCAGCCACGGCAATGGATTCATTGGCTATCACTGGTTCTTTCTGAAAGACATACCAGCAACTTATGAAGGTACAGGGGTTGCTTTTCTGGCCTTCTGGATCTTCCAGTTTGCCTTTGCCGATACCTGCTCCACGATTACCTCGGGAGCCATGATCGGTCGTACCGGTTTCGTCGGCGACCTGCTCTATAGTCTCGCCGTCTCCGGCTTCATCTATCCCATCATCGGTCACTGGGCATGGGGTCCGGATGGTTTCCTTGCAACCATGGGAAGCACGGGCTTCTTTCTTCCTACGCTTGGTCAAAGCTTCCACGATTTCGCCGGGTCAACGGTGGTCCATACCATTGGCGGCATGATCGCTCTTGCGGGATCGATCGTTCTTGGCCCGCGTCTCGGACGCAAGTTCAAGCGTGATGGCGGCGGACCCATGCTTCCTCACGATCTGACCATTGCTGCATCGGGTGGACTATTGCTGTGGTTCGGCTGGTACGGATTCAATCCGGGGAGCACGCTCTCTGCGATGGACTTTGAAGGCATCGGCAGAATTTCAGCAAATACCACGCTGGCAGCCTGCGCCGCCGGTCTCACTGCCATGATGGTCGCCTACATTATGAGCAAGAAATGGGACATCAGTTTTACCGTGAACGGATTTCTGGCGGGGCTGGTCGCTATTACCTGCCCATGCTATTGGGTCAGTCCCACGGGAGCCATTATTCTGGGCGGAATCGCCGGCGTCATCGTTGTCTTCGGAGTGGAGTTGCTGGAATGGCTCCGCATCGATGATCCCATTGGCGCTGTGCCGGTTCACGGCATCTGCGGCATATGGGGCACGCTCTCGCTGGGCTTGTTCGCGGTAGGGAAGTACGGTGCGACCGGTCCGCTTGCTCCGGACAACAGCGCACCGCTCCGTGGATTGTTCTACGGCGGAGGCTTGACGCTCTTCAAGGCGCAGTTCATCGGCAGCGCAATCATCACGGTGTCTACCTTTGCGGTTGCCATGCTGGTGATGTGGCTGGTCAATCTGACGGGCACCCTGCGCGTATCGAGAGAGGGCGAGCTTTACGGACTCGATCTACACGAGCACGGCATCTCCGCCTATCCCGAATACGTCATCACGTCTCTGGGGACACCTTCCGGCATCACGCACTCGGACGGCAGATAA
- a CDS encoding P-II family nitrogen regulator produces MTKIEAIVRPNRFDAIKEALSELGVEGMTVGEVRGHGRQKGHTETYRGREYEVSLIPKLRVEIVVADARVEPIIEAIIKHGATGEIGDGKIFLYKAEDAIRIRNQERGERAL; encoded by the coding sequence ATGACAAAAATAGAAGCGATTGTAAGACCAAATCGATTTGATGCGATTAAGGAAGCGCTCTCAGAGCTCGGCGTGGAGGGCATGACGGTTGGCGAGGTTCGCGGACACGGCAGGCAGAAGGGTCACACCGAGACCTATCGGGGACGAGAGTATGAAGTCAGTCTGATTCCTAAACTGAGGGTGGAGATCGTGGTTGCAGACGCTCGCGTCGAACCCATTATTGAAGCCATTATCAAACATGGCGCCACCGGCGAGATAGGCGATGGAAAGATCTTCCTCTACAAGGCGGAAGATGCCATTCGGATAAGAAACCAGGAACGTGGCGAACGCGCTTTATAG
- a CDS encoding LysR family transcriptional regulator, producing MDFEQLKTFIEVQRQKSFSKAAEKLRITQPAVSAQIRSLEREIGETLFDRKGGKVTFTAAGRVFEPFAEHALDCQRHMMMMVAEQLRSPRGEVGISAQESTSLYVLPDVFVEFKKYYPKVALKIIRSERARTLELLANREIDFGVVSLPVKDARFAVETIHRDELVLTVPTDHPLRSIKDAGVKDIVKYPFLLPKQGRQRELILNIFGMQDVQPKTVMEVESGELMKRFILSGLGIGFLPSANIADEIKRGTLEIVKLESLRLSRDLGIVYLKEKSMTRATKAFLEIATRDVGGPGSSGLPA from the coding sequence ATGGATTTTGAGCAACTGAAGACCTTTATTGAGGTTCAGCGCCAGAAGAGTTTCTCAAAAGCCGCTGAAAAATTGCGGATTACGCAGCCCGCGGTCTCGGCGCAGATACGCTCTCTGGAGCGCGAGATTGGTGAGACGCTGTTCGACCGGAAGGGCGGCAAGGTCACCTTTACCGCCGCTGGCCGCGTCTTCGAGCCGTTTGCCGAACACGCTCTCGACTGCCAGCGGCACATGATGATGATGGTTGCCGAGCAGCTTCGATCCCCCCGCGGAGAAGTCGGCATCAGCGCGCAGGAGTCGACCAGCCTCTATGTCCTGCCGGACGTCTTCGTGGAGTTCAAGAAATATTATCCGAAGGTGGCGCTGAAGATCATTCGCTCGGAGAGAGCACGTACCCTCGAGTTACTGGCAAACCGGGAGATTGATTTTGGAGTTGTCTCTCTTCCCGTAAAGGACGCGCGCTTTGCGGTCGAGACCATTCATCGTGATGAGTTGGTGCTTACAGTTCCGACCGACCATCCCCTGCGTTCCATCAAAGACGCCGGGGTAAAAGATATTGTGAAGTATCCGTTTCTTCTGCCGAAGCAGGGACGGCAGCGTGAGCTGATTCTCAACATCTTCGGGATGCAGGATGTTCAGCCGAAGACCGTGATGGAGGTGGAGAGCGGCGAGCTGATGAAGCGATTTATCCTCTCGGGCCTCGGAATTGGGTTCCTGCCCAGCGCCAATATTGCGGACGAGATCAAGCGCGGTACTTTGGAGATCGTAAAGCTGGAATCCCTGCGCCTGTCGCGGGATCTCGGAATTGTCTACCTCAAGGAAAAATCAATGACCCGAGCAACGAAGGCCTTTCTGGAGATCGCAACCCGTGATGTCGGAGGGCCAGGTTCTTCAGGACTTCCGGCCTAG